A stretch of the Chelonoidis abingdonii isolate Lonesome George chromosome 11, CheloAbing_2.0, whole genome shotgun sequence genome encodes the following:
- the LOC116831794 gene encoding SLAM family member 8-like isoform X4 — MASNPVDQKNISLYLQKICQSGDILIAQAPTPLRQVNGTLGRSVVLSVNLSPGKKVKEIEWTFRGSGVTIQLAEFTGGKFERPDTSGRFKQRLEKYNETSLRIKVLELGDSGVYEARIKIVPATVEEQTFLLAVYEPVPQPQIWSQLLASTLDGCNVTLQCQGSGKGNVSISWGRGNPVQELDPGRHQLSPDGRKLQLSLQPSSLNATYTCTVSNPVDQKIVSFDLQSICRSGDADASFSKPGYIVLTFFLLVLSLGTAVWCWRMNNEKSADPAATPTGPVEQSPSDSQYAEILRSPPEGNDQALRHLENNTERSPQKEPLITTIYDKLQRTPKNTSEEVT, encoded by the exons ATGGCCAGCAACCCCGTGGACCAGAAAAACATTTCTCTTTACCTGCAGAAAATCTGTCAAAGTGGAG ATATCCTGATTGCCCAAGCACCTACTCCCCTCCGCCAGGTGAATGGAACTCTGGGAAGATCGGTCGTGCTGTCTGTGAATCTATCGCCCGGGAAAAAGGTGAAAGAAATTGAATGGACCTTTCGTGGGTCAGGTGTGACGATTCAGCTGGCTGAGTTCACTGGGGGGAAGTTTGAGCGACCCGATACCAGCGGCAGATTTAAGCAAAGGCTAGAAAAGTACAACGAGACCTCGCTGAGGATCAAGGTTCTGGAGCTGGGCGATAGTGGAGTTTATGAGGCCCGGATTAAGATAGTACCAGCAACTGTGGAGGAACAGACCTTTCTCCTTGCGGTCTATG AGCCAGTGCCACAGCCCCAGATCTGGAGTCAGCTGCTCGCCAGCACGCTGGATGGGTGCAACGTCACACTGCAgtgccagggctcagggaagggaaatgTGAGCATctcctgggggagagggaaccCAGTCCAAGAGCTGGATCCAGGTCGTCACCAGCTCTCCCCTGATGGCAGGAAGCTCCAGCTGTCTCTGCAGCCCAGCTCCCTGAATGCCACCTATACCTGCACGGTCAGCAACCCCGTGGATCAGAAGATCGTCTCCTTTGACCTGCAGAGCATCTGCCGCAGTGGAG ATGCAGACGCATCCTTCTCGAAGCCGGGGTACATTGTGCTGACTTTCTTCCTGTTAGTGCTAAGCCTTGGGACTGCCGTCTGGTGTTGGCGGATGAACAATGagaagtcagctgacccag CTGCTACCCCCACGGGCCCAGTGGAACAAAGTCCGTCCGACTCGCAGTATGCTGAGATCTTGAGGAGTCCCCCAGAAGGAAATGACCAG GCCTTGCGTCACCTGGAAAATAACACAGAGCGGAGCCCACAGAAAGAGCCTCTAATCACCACCATTTACGACAAGCTCCAAAGGACCCCCAAGAATACATCCGAGGAGGTCACATAG
- the LOC116831794 gene encoding SLAM family member 8-like isoform X3, whose amino-acid sequence MEVPSKKPSLPLLLVTLISLSPDILIAQAPTPLRQVNGTLGRSVVLSVNLSPGKKVKEIEWTFRGSGVTIQLAEFTGGKFERPDTSGRFKQRLEKYNETSLRIKVLELGDSGVYEARIKIVPATVEEQTFLLAVYEPVPQPQIWSQLLASTLDGCNVTLQCQGSGKGNVSISWGRGNPVQELDPGRHQLSPDGRKLQLSLQPSSLNATYTCTVSNPVDQKIVSFDLQSICRSGDADASFSKPGYIVLTFFLLVLSLGTAVWCWRMNNEKSADPAATPTGPVEQSPSDSQYAEILRSPPEGNDQALRHLENNTERSPQKEPLITTIYDKLQRTPKNTSEEVT is encoded by the exons atggaGGTGCCCAGCAAAAAACCCTCTCTCCCTTTATTGCTGGTGACACTGATCAGCCTCTCTCCAG ATATCCTGATTGCCCAAGCACCTACTCCCCTCCGCCAGGTGAATGGAACTCTGGGAAGATCGGTCGTGCTGTCTGTGAATCTATCGCCCGGGAAAAAGGTGAAAGAAATTGAATGGACCTTTCGTGGGTCAGGTGTGACGATTCAGCTGGCTGAGTTCACTGGGGGGAAGTTTGAGCGACCCGATACCAGCGGCAGATTTAAGCAAAGGCTAGAAAAGTACAACGAGACCTCGCTGAGGATCAAGGTTCTGGAGCTGGGCGATAGTGGAGTTTATGAGGCCCGGATTAAGATAGTACCAGCAACTGTGGAGGAACAGACCTTTCTCCTTGCGGTCTATG AGCCAGTGCCACAGCCCCAGATCTGGAGTCAGCTGCTCGCCAGCACGCTGGATGGGTGCAACGTCACACTGCAgtgccagggctcagggaagggaaatgTGAGCATctcctgggggagagggaaccCAGTCCAAGAGCTGGATCCAGGTCGTCACCAGCTCTCCCCTGATGGCAGGAAGCTCCAGCTGTCTCTGCAGCCCAGCTCCCTGAATGCCACCTATACCTGCACGGTCAGCAACCCCGTGGATCAGAAGATCGTCTCCTTTGACCTGCAGAGCATCTGCCGCAGTGGAG ATGCAGACGCATCCTTCTCGAAGCCGGGGTACATTGTGCTGACTTTCTTCCTGTTAGTGCTAAGCCTTGGGACTGCCGTCTGGTGTTGGCGGATGAACAATGagaagtcagctgacccag CTGCTACCCCCACGGGCCCAGTGGAACAAAGTCCGTCCGACTCGCAGTATGCTGAGATCTTGAGGAGTCCCCCAGAAGGAAATGACCAG GCCTTGCGTCACCTGGAAAATAACACAGAGCGGAGCCCACAGAAAGAGCCTCTAATCACCACCATTTACGACAAGCTCCAAAGGACCCCCAAGAATACATCCGAGGAGGTCACATAG
- the LOC116831794 gene encoding SLAM family member 8-like isoform X2, with amino-acid sequence MYHDVVLLLPISQHLPLLSGSAQRHTESSEDMEVPSKKPSLPLLLVTLISLSPDILIAQAPTPLRQVNGTLGRSVVLSVNLSPGKKVKEIEWTFRGSGVTIQLAEFTGGKFERPDTSGRFKQRLEKYNETSLRIKVLELGDSGVYEARIKIVPATVEEQTFLLAVYEPVPQPQIWSQLLASTLDGCNVTLQCQGSGKGNVSISWGRGNPVQELDPGRHQLSPDGRKLQLSLQPSSLNATYTCTVSNPVDQKIVSFDLQSICRSGDADASFSKPGYIVLTFFLLVLSLGTAVWCWRMNNEKSADPAATPTGPVEQSPSDSQYAEILRSPPEGNDQALRHLENNTERSPQKEPLITTIYDKLQRTPKNTSEEVT; translated from the exons ATGTACCATGATGTCGTTTTGCTCCTCCCCATCTCTCAGCATCTGCCTCTGCTATCAGGATCAGCACAGAGACATACAgagagcagtgaagacatggaGGTGCCCAGCAAAAAACCCTCTCTCCCTTTATTGCTGGTGACACTGATCAGCCTCTCTCCAG ATATCCTGATTGCCCAAGCACCTACTCCCCTCCGCCAGGTGAATGGAACTCTGGGAAGATCGGTCGTGCTGTCTGTGAATCTATCGCCCGGGAAAAAGGTGAAAGAAATTGAATGGACCTTTCGTGGGTCAGGTGTGACGATTCAGCTGGCTGAGTTCACTGGGGGGAAGTTTGAGCGACCCGATACCAGCGGCAGATTTAAGCAAAGGCTAGAAAAGTACAACGAGACCTCGCTGAGGATCAAGGTTCTGGAGCTGGGCGATAGTGGAGTTTATGAGGCCCGGATTAAGATAGTACCAGCAACTGTGGAGGAACAGACCTTTCTCCTTGCGGTCTATG AGCCAGTGCCACAGCCCCAGATCTGGAGTCAGCTGCTCGCCAGCACGCTGGATGGGTGCAACGTCACACTGCAgtgccagggctcagggaagggaaatgTGAGCATctcctgggggagagggaaccCAGTCCAAGAGCTGGATCCAGGTCGTCACCAGCTCTCCCCTGATGGCAGGAAGCTCCAGCTGTCTCTGCAGCCCAGCTCCCTGAATGCCACCTATACCTGCACGGTCAGCAACCCCGTGGATCAGAAGATCGTCTCCTTTGACCTGCAGAGCATCTGCCGCAGTGGAG ATGCAGACGCATCCTTCTCGAAGCCGGGGTACATTGTGCTGACTTTCTTCCTGTTAGTGCTAAGCCTTGGGACTGCCGTCTGGTGTTGGCGGATGAACAATGagaagtcagctgacccag CTGCTACCCCCACGGGCCCAGTGGAACAAAGTCCGTCCGACTCGCAGTATGCTGAGATCTTGAGGAGTCCCCCAGAAGGAAATGACCAG GCCTTGCGTCACCTGGAAAATAACACAGAGCGGAGCCCACAGAAAGAGCCTCTAATCACCACCATTTACGACAAGCTCCAAAGGACCCCCAAGAATACATCCGAGGAGGTCACATAG